A genomic window from Flavobacteriales bacterium includes:
- a CDS encoding DUF393 domain-containing protein — protein MDQNGPILLFDGVCNLCSGSVQFMLKRNSKANIRFASLQSEFAKEALRNSDLPSNYLDSLVLLENGRTHVKSDAALRLSKHMDGIWKIGSVFLIVPRFIRNAIYDLIAKYRYRWFGKKDVCWLPKPEWKDRFLDQ, from the coding sequence ATGGACCAAAACGGCCCGATCCTGCTGTTTGACGGTGTCTGCAACCTTTGCAGCGGGTCGGTTCAATTCATGCTAAAGCGAAACAGCAAGGCCAACATCCGCTTTGCTTCCTTGCAATCGGAATTTGCCAAAGAAGCGTTACGCAACTCCGATCTGCCAAGCAACTATCTCGATAGTCTGGTTTTGCTTGAAAACGGCAGAACCCATGTAAAGAGTGATGCGGCTTTGAGGCTATCCAAACACATGGATGGAATCTGGAAGATCGGTTCCGTTTTTCTTATCGTCCCCCGTTTTATTAGAAATGCGATTTACGACCTCATTGCGAAATATCGATACCGCTGGTTCGGAAAAAAAGACGTTTGCTGGCTGCCGAAACCTGAATGGAAAGACCGTTTTCTCGATCAGTAG
- the mdh gene encoding malate dehydrogenase, protein MKVTVVGAGAVGASCAEYIAIKDFASEVVLVDIKEDYAEGKAMDLMQTASLNGFDTKIVGSTNDYSKTAGSDVAVITSGIPRKPGMTREELIGINAGIVKSVATSLIKYSPNVIIIVVSNPMDTMTYLVHKATGLPKNRIIGMGGALDSARFKYRLSEALGCPASDVDGMVIGGHSDTGMLPLTRLAVRNGVPVSAFLSAERLSEVAEATKVGGATLTRMLGTSAWYAPGAAVSALVQAIGCDQKKMFPCSVMLEGEYGLSDICIGAPAILGKNGIEKIVEIDLDEAEKAKLAESAEGVRKTNGLLEAATA, encoded by the coding sequence ATGAAAGTTACAGTAGTAGGAGCAGGAGCGGTAGGTGCAAGTTGCGCTGAGTACATCGCTATCAAAGATTTTGCTTCAGAGGTTGTTCTCGTAGACATTAAAGAAGATTATGCCGAGGGTAAGGCCATGGATCTGATGCAAACGGCAAGTCTGAACGGTTTCGATACCAAAATTGTTGGGAGCACCAACGATTACTCGAAGACAGCAGGCAGCGATGTGGCCGTTATTACCAGCGGAATTCCACGTAAACCAGGAATGACGCGCGAGGAGTTGATCGGCATCAACGCAGGAATTGTAAAAAGTGTTGCCACAAGCCTTATCAAATATTCTCCGAACGTGATCATCATTGTGGTGAGCAATCCAATGGACACCATGACCTACTTGGTACACAAGGCAACAGGTCTTCCAAAGAACAGGATCATTGGTATGGGCGGTGCATTGGACAGCGCACGTTTCAAGTACCGCTTGAGTGAGGCGTTGGGTTGTCCGGCCTCTGATGTTGACGGGATGGTGATCGGTGGACACAGCGATACAGGCATGCTTCCTTTGACACGTTTGGCTGTGAGAAACGGAGTTCCAGTTTCGGCTTTCCTCTCTGCCGAAAGACTTTCCGAGGTTGCTGAAGCTACCAAAGTTGGCGGGGCAACGCTTACAAGAATGTTGGGAACAAGCGCATGGTACGCTCCAGGTGCAGCTGTTTCTGCTTTGGTGCAGGCCATAGGATGCGACCAGAAGAAGATGTTCCCTTGTTCTGTGATGCTTGAGGGCGAGTACGGATTGAGCGACATCTGCATTGGTGCGCCAGCCATTTTGGGCAAGAACGGCATTGAAAAGATCGTTGAGATCGATCTTGATGAAGCTGAAAAAGCGAAACTTGCAGAAAGTGCTGAGGGCGTTCGTAAGACCAACGGACTGTTGGAAGCGGCTACGGCCTGA
- a CDS encoding sigma-70 family RNA polymerase sigma factor: MQPTDQELQDLIAGCLKNDRKCQQKIYEMFYGKMLGVCMRYTRDLDQGKELVQEGFIKLFGNLEKYKNDGSFEGWVRRIFTNNAIDSFRRKKHQDFVPDDDYQVLNLADDKDEHEFLDPEEETIQPKHVIEAMQQLSPAYQMVFNLYVMENYSHQEIADELGISVGTSKSNLAKARMNMKKILKKQFADRL, translated from the coding sequence GTGCAACCAACTGACCAAGAGCTCCAAGATCTGATAGCCGGTTGTCTGAAAAACGACCGCAAATGCCAGCAGAAGATCTACGAGATGTTCTATGGGAAAATGTTGGGAGTATGCATGAGGTACACCCGAGATCTTGACCAAGGAAAAGAATTGGTGCAGGAAGGATTCATCAAGCTCTTCGGAAACCTCGAAAAGTATAAGAACGATGGTTCTTTTGAAGGCTGGGTGAGGCGTATTTTCACGAACAACGCGATCGACTCATTCAGAAGGAAAAAGCACCAGGATTTTGTACCGGATGATGATTATCAGGTACTGAATTTGGCCGATGACAAGGACGAACACGAATTTTTAGACCCCGAAGAGGAAACCATTCAACCAAAACACGTCATAGAAGCGATGCAGCAACTTTCCCCAGCATATCAGATGGTCTTCAACCTCTATGTAATGGAGAATTACTCGCATCAGGAAATTGCCGATGAATTGGGTATAAGTGTGGGAACTTCCAAATCGAACCTCGCCAAAGCGCGGATGAACATGAAGAAGATCCTGAAAAAACAATTTGCCGACCGACTTTAA
- a CDS encoding T9SS type A sorting domain-containing protein, which produces MRSLFLFTLLTFTSLHTFAQLYFQRYDSVQVTEENGVISLPWGGGINHAQFSNIDFDMDGRNDLFLFDRSGDKIIALRMNESGQLELAPKYRHMFVDQHTPGRDRMHDWVFLRDFNADGKTDIFTYSNGGMAVYRNDGNADTLIFTLMTTKLLSDYGNGLINIYVSPTDLPAIMDVDGDSDMDIITFSLFGTSAEYHQNQSMELYGIPDSLVMQLTTGCWGDFEEDPSTVAVNLNVSCKGVTGPSQEMVDAAAASGVHSGFTLMGLDVEGDGDNDLLISNLSFNTMNILINDGDATTAHIGSQDLTWPANFTNTDAVDLYTFPAGFIADVNNDGKTDFLATPNQENNGHDYQGCYLYQNSASSGYDLSFVKNNFLQDQMIELGTGAYPVFFDYDKDGLKDLLIGNRGYFVSTGNYSTQIAYYRNTGTAADPAFTLQTRDLNNISSLSLGNVAPTFGDIDGDGDDDMLVGDSDGLVHLFTNSAGQGNPCSFSLTNPGFQNIDIVGQFATPFLFDVDGDQLLDLVIGERNGNLNYYHNDGTATSPSFTLVDNNWGGVDMKRNGLSFGYSTPFLFRRDGNLQMLVGSESGVIDLYDGITEVISGPEELVGTVGEGTDFTTGDQATPFGFSSSSGRNQYLIRADELTAQGLAQGVIKKLSLVTENGPSQPHAQFYIKMGMTQLDELNGFIDGFTTTYFVSSGTVQQGTVEYTNQTPISWDGESNLVVEFCWFQTNNGTPDNLNVQYSTLPYNCTAYSSMSGFSGCGIAYQGSNQQRPNFTFTVQPSFNTVAEFPVYEGERSTPCLGDLNGDDLPELVIGNLAGGLAYYKGDTVGVTISGIDEIDRVERFDMNLYPNPNNGTFTIEPHAAMSGTIRMRVFNILGKEVWNGNSQNLIRETINLSMLEEGMYILDVRSEKKVSTKRFIIQR; this is translated from the coding sequence ATGAGATCACTCTTCCTGTTCACCCTGCTCACATTCACCTCGCTTCACACATTTGCTCAACTCTATTTCCAGCGTTACGATTCGGTTCAGGTGACCGAAGAGAATGGTGTCATTTCATTGCCGTGGGGCGGAGGGATCAATCATGCGCAGTTCAGCAACATCGATTTTGATATGGACGGAAGGAACGACCTTTTCCTTTTCGACCGTTCTGGAGATAAAATCATTGCATTGAGAATGAATGAGTCGGGCCAGTTGGAACTTGCCCCCAAATACCGCCACATGTTTGTCGATCAGCACACGCCAGGCAGAGACAGAATGCACGATTGGGTTTTCCTTCGGGATTTCAACGCTGATGGGAAAACCGACATTTTCACGTATTCAAATGGTGGAATGGCCGTTTACAGAAATGATGGCAATGCAGACACGCTCATTTTCACCCTGATGACCACCAAGCTGCTTTCCGATTACGGGAATGGCCTCATTAATATTTATGTAAGTCCCACGGATCTTCCCGCCATCATGGATGTGGATGGCGACAGCGACATGGACATCATCACGTTCAGTCTTTTTGGTACTTCGGCCGAATACCATCAGAATCAATCCATGGAATTGTATGGAATCCCCGACAGCTTGGTCATGCAGCTTACAACGGGCTGCTGGGGCGATTTTGAAGAAGATCCATCAACAGTAGCCGTAAACCTGAATGTGAGTTGCAAAGGCGTTACGGGACCTTCTCAGGAAATGGTCGATGCTGCGGCAGCAAGTGGCGTTCATTCTGGTTTTACCTTGATGGGTTTGGATGTGGAAGGCGATGGCGACAATGACCTGTTGATCAGCAATCTGAGCTTCAATACCATGAACATTCTGATCAATGATGGTGATGCAACCACCGCGCACATCGGTTCTCAGGATCTGACATGGCCTGCCAATTTCACCAATACGGATGCGGTGGACCTTTACACCTTCCCAGCAGGTTTTATTGCCGATGTGAACAATGACGGAAAGACGGATTTTCTGGCCACTCCCAACCAAGAGAACAATGGCCACGACTACCAAGGATGCTACCTCTATCAGAACAGCGCCTCCAGCGGCTACGACCTCTCTTTTGTGAAGAACAATTTCCTTCAAGATCAGATGATTGAACTGGGAACAGGGGCGTATCCAGTTTTCTTCGATTATGACAAGGACGGACTGAAAGACCTACTGATCGGAAACCGTGGCTATTTCGTCAGCACAGGAAACTACTCTACGCAGATCGCCTATTACCGTAATACGGGAACGGCCGCAGACCCTGCCTTCACACTTCAAACCCGCGACCTGAACAACATTTCCAGTCTTTCTCTCGGAAACGTGGCACCGACCTTCGGAGACATTGATGGCGATGGCGATGACGACATGCTTGTAGGCGATTCGGACGGACTTGTTCACCTCTTCACGAACTCAGCTGGACAGGGAAATCCATGCAGCTTCTCCCTTACCAATCCAGGTTTTCAGAACATTGATATTGTCGGGCAGTTCGCCACACCTTTCTTATTTGATGTGGATGGCGACCAATTGCTTGACCTTGTGATCGGTGAGCGCAACGGAAACCTGAATTATTACCATAACGATGGGACTGCTACTTCTCCATCGTTCACGCTTGTTGACAATAATTGGGGCGGTGTTGATATGAAGCGCAACGGACTTTCGTTCGGTTACAGCACACCGTTTCTATTCAGAAGAGACGGCAATCTTCAAATGCTGGTCGGTTCTGAAAGTGGTGTGATCGATCTTTACGATGGCATAACCGAGGTCATTTCGGGTCCAGAAGAACTGGTCGGAACCGTTGGTGAAGGAACCGATTTTACCACGGGAGATCAGGCCACGCCTTTTGGATTCTCGTCTTCCAGCGGTAGAAATCAATATTTGATCCGTGCAGATGAACTGACAGCTCAAGGATTGGCGCAGGGTGTGATCAAAAAGCTTTCGCTGGTTACCGAAAACGGCCCAAGTCAACCCCACGCGCAGTTCTACATTAAAATGGGCATGACCCAATTGGATGAACTGAACGGCTTCATTGACGGGTTCACCACAACCTATTTCGTCTCTTCGGGAACGGTTCAGCAAGGAACGGTTGAATACACCAATCAAACCCCGATCAGTTGGGATGGTGAATCAAACTTGGTGGTTGAGTTCTGCTGGTTTCAGACAAACAACGGCACTCCCGATAATCTGAACGTGCAATATTCCACCCTTCCATATAACTGCACGGCCTACTCAAGTATGAGCGGTTTCTCAGGCTGTGGCATTGCGTATCAAGGCTCCAACCAACAGCGACCTAATTTCACATTCACCGTTCAGCCTTCATTCAATACGGTGGCTGAATTTCCTGTCTACGAAGGCGAGCGTTCGACCCCATGCTTGGGCGATCTGAACGGAGATGACCTGCCAGAATTGGTCATCGGAAATTTGGCTGGAGGCCTCGCCTATTATAAAGGTGACACGGTGGGTGTTACCATTAGCGGCATTGACGAGATCGACCGTGTGGAACGATTCGACATGAATCTCTACCCGAACCCGAACAACGGAACATTCACCATCGAGCCGCATGCGGCCATGAGCGGAACCATCCGAATGCGCGTGTTCAACATTTTGGGTAAGGAAGTTTGGAACGGGAACAGCCAAAACCTGATCCGCGAGACCATTAATCTTTCCATGCTGGAAGAAGGCATGTACATTTTGGATGTTCGGTCTGAGAAGAAAGTTTCGACCAAGCGGTTCATCATCCAGCGCTAA
- a CDS encoding T9SS type B sorting domain-containing protein, which yields MVQFTCHAKFNFVSLEVAQEPKSMTSHILNPIKRLIPILAWVLGLLSAQTMVAQTVDVGPPDTSVCNGQPITLTAVTTGVNTNPTFTSINVPSDDIHSQVLNIGFPFQFFGNTYTQCVASSNGYITFDLTQANAYSPWSIGSASPTPGVPDNAIMFPWQDINPGAGSGGTNAADCGDGTFVIDYVDIAMFSCTSLNFTMQVVLHQGTNYIDTYITNKPLCTTWNGGAAIHGLENATGTQAVIVPGRNFPTQWSVTNDAVRFVPDGFGSYTIDQTIPFNPIPVGQEVIEWTDESGTVLGNQNSITVTPTQPTWYYCTYKSACSAITVSDSILVTLGNVNISAQPTDASCYSYDDGFVRIDPVGSTFPVTLGLLDANQNVLQTVNNVNGIDTLFGLIAGDYTATVTDGVGCTTELNFAIDEPTELVANADHLDILCNGDDNGTAWAYPSGSVPPYTFQWNDPLQQVKDSIGFLAPGAYTLTVTDSHNCVDDTTLSILEPLPLILDLTSGADTCLYTNGAVRAALQGGTPPYAYDWSNLGGDSANYSIDLVNTAWSMISNLSQGEYAVTVTDSNNCEIDGSIEVPLIPPPLADFLSRSKPEEFVDPNVLFDNQSTAALTYEWHFGDGNISYEEDPEHSYDTSGVYLVMLIAYNEPQYGCADTTFNYIEVEPFFTFYVPSGFTPDDDGKNDTWGPVGQNFEVESYNVKIYDRWGTLIWQTDNPEKRWDGTMQSSTKDVPQGMYVYVFTMKKFNTFEPKVIKGTVTLYRHK from the coding sequence ATGGTACAATTCACCTGTCACGCTAAGTTCAACTTTGTATCTTTGGAAGTCGCACAAGAACCAAAATCCATGACCTCACACATTTTAAACCCGATAAAACGACTGATTCCCATCTTGGCATGGGTTCTCGGCCTTTTGTCTGCCCAAACAATGGTGGCGCAAACAGTTGATGTTGGACCACCGGATACGTCTGTTTGTAACGGTCAACCGATAACACTTACCGCGGTAACCACAGGAGTGAACACGAATCCAACATTCACGTCCATAAACGTTCCTTCGGATGATATTCACTCTCAGGTACTGAACATTGGGTTTCCCTTCCAATTCTTCGGGAACACTTACACACAATGCGTGGCATCGTCCAATGGCTATATCACGTTCGATCTTACGCAGGCAAATGCATATTCTCCTTGGAGCATTGGTAGTGCAAGCCCAACTCCGGGTGTACCCGACAATGCCATCATGTTCCCTTGGCAGGACATTAATCCAGGTGCAGGTTCTGGTGGAACCAATGCTGCCGATTGTGGAGATGGAACCTTTGTCATAGACTATGTGGATATTGCCATGTTCAGTTGCACCAGTTTGAACTTCACCATGCAAGTGGTGCTCCATCAGGGAACAAATTATATAGACACCTACATCACCAACAAACCGCTTTGCACCACTTGGAACGGTGGTGCTGCCATTCACGGTCTGGAGAATGCAACCGGAACCCAAGCAGTTATTGTGCCCGGAAGAAATTTCCCGACACAATGGTCTGTGACCAATGATGCGGTCAGATTTGTTCCGGATGGATTTGGAAGTTACACCATCGACCAGACCATTCCTTTCAACCCGATTCCTGTGGGGCAGGAAGTGATCGAATGGACAGATGAGTCAGGAACAGTTTTGGGAAACCAGAACAGCATCACAGTAACACCGACACAACCGACCTGGTATTACTGTACTTACAAATCCGCTTGCTCTGCCATCACCGTTTCAGATTCCATTCTGGTTACGCTCGGAAACGTGAACATTTCGGCCCAACCTACTGACGCAAGCTGCTATAGCTATGATGATGGGTTTGTACGCATCGACCCGGTTGGGAGTACATTCCCGGTAACGTTGGGTCTATTGGATGCCAATCAGAATGTGCTTCAAACAGTCAATAACGTAAACGGAATCGACACCCTTTTTGGGCTGATCGCTGGCGACTATACCGCCACCGTAACCGATGGTGTCGGTTGTACTACCGAACTCAATTTCGCTATTGATGAACCCACGGAATTGGTTGCAAATGCAGATCATTTGGACATTCTCTGCAACGGTGACGACAACGGAACCGCCTGGGCATACCCAAGCGGAAGCGTTCCTCCGTACACATTCCAATGGAATGATCCGCTTCAGCAGGTTAAAGACTCTATCGGTTTCCTTGCTCCGGGAGCTTACACGCTTACGGTCACCGATTCTCACAATTGTGTTGACGACACCACATTGAGCATTCTTGAGCCTCTTCCGCTGATCTTGGATCTTACCTCTGGTGCTGACACCTGCCTTTACACGAATGGTGCTGTGCGCGCTGCCTTGCAAGGAGGCACACCGCCTTATGCTTATGACTGGAGCAACTTGGGCGGTGACTCTGCAAACTATTCCATCGATCTTGTGAACACAGCATGGAGCATGATTTCCAATCTCTCTCAAGGCGAATACGCAGTCACCGTTACAGACTCGAACAACTGCGAAATTGACGGCAGCATAGAAGTACCGCTGATTCCGCCACCGTTGGCCGATTTCCTAAGCCGTTCAAAACCAGAGGAATTCGTTGACCCGAACGTCTTGTTTGACAACCAAAGTACAGCTGCGCTCACCTATGAATGGCATTTTGGCGATGGCAATATTTCTTACGAAGAAGACCCTGAACATTCGTATGACACATCAGGAGTTTATCTGGTGATGCTTATTGCCTATAACGAACCTCAGTACGGCTGTGCCGACACTACATTCAATTACATTGAAGTTGAACCGTTCTTCACGTTTTATGTGCCAAGCGGCTTTACACCGGATGATGATGGCAAAAATGACACGTGGGGTCCAGTGGGACAGAATTTTGAAGTAGAGAGCTACAACGTGAAAATTTACGACCGTTGGGGAACGCTGATCTGGCAGACCGACAACCCGGAGAAACGATGGGACGGAACCATGCAGAGCAGCACAAAAGATGTTCCGCAGGGAATGTACGTCTATGTGTTCACTATGAAGAAGTTCAACACGTTTGAACCCAAGGTGATAAAAGGAACGGTAACGCTGTATCGACATAAATAA
- a CDS encoding PKD domain-containing protein, with the protein MSNPFDDKIKQALEEFEMPYDANAWAELEKQLPQSGGAAPGGNQFNWKLAALFAAVATIATTIWYVNRPEKTDVAETTTETVVVETPEQNEVIESDDAIGVSGTHEERRTEAVTETHPSKEAAEKAVASDKSVLKDQKPVDVQNTSAQKDEKPAPVAEPTKDESPIKVVPSKTEQQNFVVDFKPSAVVVCAGSDVTFINSSSDKNAEMVWDFGDGETSTELNPVHNYVLSGNYTVTLSGSKGSKSADHSVTVTVNPAPTPMFSASRKLDGYVVIPLYSFGTGTQPGETAVWSFSDGSKSVGNATDHLFREGGKHKVELTVTNQYGCSTKIDESYTTYEDFDLLAPQAFTPNGDGNNETFIPVALSEMGIAFNLIIRNQTGHIVYQTSNANEPWDGTLNNGSQKADVGVYFWTVLLKENVVSKKDFNGTIHLSR; encoded by the coding sequence ATGAGTAACCCATTTGACGATAAAATAAAGCAGGCACTCGAGGAATTCGAGATGCCATACGATGCCAACGCTTGGGCGGAACTGGAGAAGCAGCTTCCGCAAAGTGGCGGTGCCGCGCCCGGTGGCAACCAGTTCAACTGGAAGCTGGCAGCCCTTTTTGCAGCCGTGGCCACCATTGCCACTACTATTTGGTATGTGAACCGACCTGAGAAAACAGATGTGGCTGAAACAACTACAGAAACCGTTGTTGTTGAAACACCCGAACAGAATGAGGTGATCGAGAGCGATGATGCCATTGGTGTGTCTGGAACACACGAAGAGCGCAGAACTGAAGCCGTAACTGAAACCCATCCTTCGAAAGAAGCTGCTGAGAAAGCTGTGGCTTCGGATAAGTCGGTTCTGAAAGACCAGAAACCTGTCGATGTGCAGAACACTTCTGCACAGAAAGACGAAAAACCAGCTCCTGTTGCCGAACCAACGAAAGATGAATCACCCATCAAAGTTGTTCCGAGCAAAACCGAACAGCAGAATTTTGTGGTGGATTTCAAACCAAGCGCGGTGGTTGTGTGTGCTGGATCGGATGTCACATTCATCAACAGTTCATCTGATAAGAACGCTGAAATGGTGTGGGATTTCGGTGATGGCGAAACAAGCACGGAACTGAACCCGGTTCATAACTACGTTCTTTCAGGAAACTACACCGTCACCTTAAGCGGCTCTAAGGGTTCCAAAAGTGCAGATCATTCGGTAACGGTTACCGTCAATCCCGCTCCAACGCCAATGTTCTCGGCTTCTCGAAAACTGGACGGTTACGTGGTCATTCCGCTCTACTCTTTCGGCACGGGAACACAACCGGGCGAAACTGCCGTTTGGAGCTTCTCTGATGGTTCGAAAAGTGTCGGAAACGCAACGGACCATCTGTTCAGAGAAGGTGGAAAACACAAGGTTGAGCTCACCGTTACCAATCAGTACGGTTGCTCTACTAAGATTGACGAATCGTACACGACCTACGAGGATTTTGACCTGCTGGCGCCACAGGCATTCACTCCCAATGGCGATGGCAACAATGAGACTTTTATTCCAGTTGCTTTATCAGAAATGGGAATTGCTTTCAATCTGATCATTCGCAACCAAACAGGCCACATCGTTTATCAGACAAGCAACGCCAACGAACCATGGGACGGAACGCTGAACAATGGCAGCCAGAAAGCAGATGTAGGCGTTTATTTCTGGACCGTACTGCTAAAAGAAAATGTAGTTAGTAAAAAAGACTTCAATGGTACAATTCACCTGTCACGCTAA